Within Diospyros lotus cultivar Yz01 chromosome 15, ASM1463336v1, whole genome shotgun sequence, the genomic segment TAAATTCAGTATGACCCCCGAGTTGTCAATTTTGTTGCGTTAAGCCCCAGGTCAATGGTATCTTTGTTGCATCTACAGCCGGAACTGAAAAGGGTGCCAATTGTCACCGAGTATACGCGTTGACCCCCATTGAAAATCGAGGATAAAGTGCCCCCGAATTTCAAGTTCAGGGGGTGTGAATATGTAGTTAACCTTGTCGATTTACTTTTgtgttcttattttctttagcATATGGTAACTGTCCTGTCATCAATTGAGTTCAGAATTGGAATTTTCGGTCCCGTTTCTTTTTATACCCTGTATTATTAGCTCAGCAATCAAACGAAGACGCGGTTGCATCACATCAACTTTGGTGGAGTTGTATGGTGTGAAGTGATGTAAGATGTTTGTTCCTTAAGAAAAAATGGACGTTCTTTATGTAAAGTACGACATGAGATTCTGATAAGAAGTTGGGTTCCTTTTTTCAACTTAACAATTTGTTGCGCCATTTGTTTAGCTGATTGCTCGTCTGAGCTGCTAGTTTTTGCTGGGGCCTAAAGGTTCTTATGCTCGCACTACCATATTCTATCGCTAGGTTCTTCATGGAATTATGCTTGTACATTTGTTTGTTCTAGAATCTGTCTTGTTGCTAGTGTTTCAAACTTTTCCTTGTTTATAGACTTCAGTGTTGTTTTTTCAGTGTGAATCTTCCTTTTTGTTTGTGCTTGGCCTTTATGGTTTTTATTTGCTTATTTCTCATGTATTGTTCCATCGTTCTGATTTGACGTgagaggaaaaagagaaaaaaacaaaaaagaatcaCATTTTTGCCGATGACTTTCACAATTTTGGTGTTTAAAAGACTAATCATTATGTGCTCAAACATGTATAAAACCATTTGAAGCACTTTGTATAATTCTTCATTGCTTGTTTGTAAGTCGATGCTTTGAGGTTAGCTGGAATAGGgcatcatatattttttttcttttcatattgcCTTTCGTTCCTTGTGTCTCCTTGTGTATACTGGTGATTATACATACTAGAAGATTCAAAATCAGTAATGTTTTTGAACTTCTGATTCCTGCAGGCAGAGCCGTCTCCAACTACAGGTTCTTTTTTCAAGCCCCAATTGATGCATTTCTCTAGCGGTACCCATGGTAGTGGTGGTTTTTCATTAGCTCCAAACTTCTCCAATGGCAATATTACTGATGAAAAGAAAACTGGCTGTTTTGAGTTTAGACCGTGTAGTGGATCCGATTCTATTTCTGGATTACCAGCAGTGGCACCTAAGGTAATGCCCTAGTGAAGTACCAAATGGTTatattgattattttctttcccaAAAAGGTTCAtatcatttctatttggtttaacTATAAAACAATGTTCTTATTTGTTGTATTATGCGAATCAAAAATCTCTTCTGTTATGAGCTTTGACTATGTCATTTAAGTTTGATGccttttcatttatatatatatatatatttcgtaGGGATTGTTGATGTTACACATAGGTGTGAAAGCTGCATGTGTCTTAAAAATTTGAACCAAAATAGTTGTTCTGGTGCCCAACTTACTAGGATATCAAAAGCTAAATTAGAGACTATCTTTCTAGAAGAGAGCTAGTCATTCTTTGCATGCTCCTAAACTCTTTCTCTGAGAACATATGTTACTAGCAGGCTGCTCCTTTGTGACCAAAAGGTCACTGGTTTGAATTGTGGAAAAGCCTTTTGCCAGAAAATCAAGGGGAAGGCTGTGTACAAATACAGCCCTTTCCAATCCTTGCAATGCGGGGGGAGCCTTGTGTATTAGGACACCCTTTTTGTTTAGCACGAGGCATCTGCTGGATAATATAGTTTGTCTACATAGACAGTTAATGCTCCATGTTTTTGTGAAGATTaaattttctgattttttaaattagaaaagatTCTATAGGATGTAGGTGGACAAGGTCCTATATATTAAAGAGAATTATTGAGGTTTTTCAATCTTAAAAAACATCTTTTTTATGCATAGAAGAATCtttaacatatttatatatttcagtttgatgtgtgtgtgtgattacAGTTATTGTGTGACTACAATGGAACTGATTTTATGCAATTGGCACTTAATAAGGCTTTCCATTTTTCTGAAGAACTCCACAGGTGGAAACAATGAAAACATGGAACCATTTGAGCACCTTAAAGCTCAATGCCAGTCTCAATCTTTTGCATTGTTGCCTTCTGTTAAAAGTGAGATGGCATCTTCCTCAAAAGAGTTGAGTCTACCTGCACCTGTTCAAATGTTTGCTTCAAGAGCTATCATATCTGCTGGAGTTCATACTGATGAACTAAACCAGAGAATTCCCTTGGGTACTGGGGTTCAAGCGTCACAGCCTCACCATAAAGACATCGGGCCTCCTGTTGCTGCTGAGAGGTCATCTGATGATGGGTATAACTGGCGGAAGTATGGGCAAAAACTTGTGAAAGGAAGTGAATTTCCTAGAAGCTATTATAAATGTACGCACCCTAATTGTGAGGTGAAGAAGATCTTTGAACGTGCTCCAGATGGGCAAATTACAGAGATTGTATACAAGGGTACACATGATCATCCTAAACCTCAACCGGCCCGTCGATTGACTGCTGGTGCTATTATGTCCATCCAAGAGAAAACTGATAAGGTTTCATCTATAACTATTCAAGGTGGTAGGTAGCTGAAAGAACTTTCCTATTATTTCTATTGTTCATTGATTATGGTGTGCTGATGgaattcctttttcttgtttcttaaaGACAAATCTATCATAAATGCCCCTCATGATGTTGATACTAGTACTCCCGATCTATCTCCTCGTGGGACAAATGATGATAGTGTAGAAGGTGCAACTCCCCAGTTGAACACCATTGAGGAGGGTGACGAAGATGACCCATTTTCAAAGCGGAGGTGATGTAGTTCAACAGAACCCTTATGTCATGATTTTAATGTTTGCATCCATTCATTTACTATATCTCTTAATGAAATGTCCAAAATTTCTCACAGGAAGTTGGATGGTGTCAGTATTGATGTCACACCAGTGGTCAAACCTATTCGTGAACCACGTGTTGTTGTTCAAACTGTGAGTGAGGTTGATATACTTGATGATGGTTATCGATGGCGTAAATATGGGCAGAAAGTGGTGAGAGGAAATCCAAATCCGCGGTAAATCTTTTGTTTCCCAACAAAGGTGTAGAATTACGAGAAATACATTGATTGCAGTTGATTTAACTTCTCCTATAAGTTGTCAGTGCTAAGTATCTGCAGAATTGATGTGGTAAGCTATTTAATAAGGAAACAGATACAATGGAAATATAACAAAGACataatgttattaaaaatatagaaaagtaTCAATAGTcataccattttctttatataatattgatgtataaaaatatgaaaaaaaatacttcttATCCAATATAAAGTACCTGTAAATTGATAATGGTGATAATATGAACGCCATTCATTATAGAGATTAAAAAGTAGTTATTTTTGTTAAGTTGTAATTAGGCTcgttatttatgtttttattttttatccaaaaaGTATACCTTGAATAATGTTATTAATCACATTTTTAGGCATGTCCAACCTATGAACACATGACTCTTGTGTGTTCTGGGTATgtctaaaaatgaaaataataataacaaatacgACAACATTTGGAGTGTTCTATCATTTTGTCAGGGGTGAGTACTAGGGTATGGCAACAAAATGGAATATTGGTGCTTCCTAACAGACGTATTGAATTTTCAAGCATCTCACATGGGTGCTTAATCAATTCAGAATAGTCCTTTAACATGTCATATAGGGTGCACCtatcaagaaataaacaaaaaaaggaaacgTGATGTAGTCCAAGAGCAAGTTGCTCATGGTTTATTCCCTAACTGGTCTGAGACTTGTGAAGTAGTAACTCCGGGAAATGAAGCTGTCGTGGACTTTCTTGGAAGATGAAAATTAGTCCAATCCTCCTTAATTTTATGGCTTTCTGTTCAGCTGGATAAGCAACATGTAGGAGAGGGGGGGAAGTATCAATTCTAGCAGTTTTGTTTGAGAAAGCTGATGCCAAGAATTAAGGTTTTGATGGTTGCATTTAGGCAAGTGCAAACATTATGTTTGACCATAGCCAGATGAAAAGGTTTGAGTAGGAAACTTAAAACCAAGTAGGTTTTGGTGTCAACTTGACCTGACCAGATATAAATCTGGTGTCGGTGCAGGTGTGGTGGAATGCGCATTATTGCATTTGGGAAAACATTGTGGTTGACCTTAGCTGCACAAAAGGATTTTGAGTAGGAAATTTCTAGACAAGTAAAAATCTTGGGTGAACATGACCTAACTGGATATAAATGTGTTGTTGACGTGGGCGTGGTGGTGGGGCATGTGTTATTGCATTTAGGCAAGTGTAAACATTATGGTTGACCATAGACAGATGAAAAAGGTTTCAGTAGGAAACTTCTTGCCAATTAGATTTTGGCTCACACGACCTAACTGGATACATTTGGTGTTTTTGGTGTGTGTGCttgtgtttctttttattttcttgctttttttgGGATAAGCCAATCAGGTagttgttaattatcaaaaaatttaccaaacTTTAGCCGATGCATCAATTATAcaataaactttaaaatttatcatttctaaatttggactttcaattTTGTATCAATTGTACAATATGgttaaaacttaaataattaactttATAGTTATtagttttctttcatttttcaaacttGACCATTGTCGGGGTCCTAGGGTTgagctagggtttagaaaggtATTACGAGGAAAAGAACGGATTGGAGCGAgaaaacagaacagaaagagagagaactgAGGTAATTAAAGGAAAACAGAGCagattgggagagaaaaatgTAGGGAGAGATGACTGAATTCAAAATATCATTCCACACAATGACAATTCTCTGACTACTATAGGCTACTTTTAGGCTGTCTAGGCTTTCAGTTATTAGAGGAACTGAAAGGTATAAACAGGTAAAGCAGCAAGTACAACCACTAACTAATACATGTAACGTACTATGACTAATATacccttggggttgtgacaacCATGTACATATTTAGAGctcatcattatatgcatggttaagttttgaaaaatgggaagaaaataattgatacATCAAAAAAGTATTAATTGTGCAAGTTTAACGGTGTTGTAgaattaatacaaaattaaaagttaaatgtAAAATTGATTAGTTTTAAAGTTTATTGTAAAATTGATACAATGGCTGAAGTTTGGTTATTTTTGTTAGTAATTAACCCTTTATATTATTAGAttgttaatttctttcttttctaatgTTTTCATCATGTTAAATCATTAGTATAAAtcaatttctggaatttttcgttGAAGAATAGTGAAAATCTTTGGCTTGTACTTAAGATGGAAAATGAACAGATCCAGTTACCTTAAGTGCTGTTAGCATATTACTTTACTTGCATAACATTTATGGAGTTAGATCAACCGTTTCTCTAGGCTAATGCTTCGCTAGATATATCATAAAATTACATGTGAAATCTCATGCACTATAAATAGTTATGTCTGCCAACTCTTTCAAATTAAGTTATTCTAGACAAATATGCAGATTCAATGTTGAATGTCATCTTTCCTTGTGTGCAGGAGTTATTACAAGTGCACAAATGCTGGATGCCCTGTTAGGAAACATGTGGAACGGGCATCCCACGATCCCAAATCTGTAATAACTACATATGAGGGGAAACACAATCATGATGTACCTACTGCAAGGAATAGCAGCCATGACATGGCGGGACCTGCAACCATGATTgggatgtcaaaggttaggtcAGAAGAGAGTGATTCAATCAGCCTTGATCTTGGGGTTGGGATTAGCCCTGCTGCTGATAATAGATCCAATGAGCAACAGCAAGTACTGGATGTTGAAAGCCAGGTCAACAGTGCCCCCACCAATTTAAGGCTTGTTCAGTTGGCCCCAGTTTCAACATATTATGGTGTTGTTAATGGTGGTTCACATGGATATAGAGAAAACCATGTTGAAAATCATGGCTACCAAACTCCACCTTTAAACCATTCGTCTAACCCATATCCACAAAACTTGGAAAGAATACTTTTGGGCCCATAGAATTGTTCTGTTATCGAAGAAAGAATAAGAATTAAAGCTGTAGATTGCCTTCCTCGGTGGTGGATGGCTGGTTGGTGAAAGTTTGCCTATCTCGGGATGGAATTGAGTGAGTCCTTTCATATTAACATTGTCTAGTGCTTCTCTACTGTATCCTTTACCTTTCTGCTCTAATGTTTTTCCTTCCCAAGTCCAAATGTTGCTTATACTGCATTCATCTCACTTAGCCCAAAACTTGTGTAGACATATGTAGTTAGACGACGCTTATTTCCTGACTGACAGGCATAATGTTGTAACTCAAAGCAGTGCTTGAACTGGAAGCTACTGGCTGCAAAAATTCTCACCTATGTTCGGTTTGGCCTCTAAGAAGGCTTTTAAAAGGCTTGTAACAACTAAGGCTTGAGTTGCTGATCTCTGCATTCTTCCGATCTCATCGGTTGAAGTCCAGTCCTTAAAAACAGTTAAACTTTGCCTGCATTGACAATTCTTtgatatctatctatctatctatctatctatctatctatatatattgtacTCTTAAATTGTGGCACTTGGTTTCATTGAGGCCTGAACTTTAGGAATCATGGTATCGATCATACAAGCGAAGTTCATTATGTCTTTGAAGAAATTGATGGCTCAAGGAAGGATTTGTATTGCCTTTTTGTGACAGTTGGAAAGGTGAACAGTTGTTAAGTTGTCTTGACGTGTTATCTTGTTTGCCCCATCTGGTGATGAGAGGCATGCTGATAGACCTTGTGTAGTATTAGTAATGTGTAAAGTGCCAGGGGAGGTGGGCTAGCTTGGGTACTCAAGTTCGAATTTTTTCCTAGCGCAGCCGCTAGTAGATTAGATTCGGATTAAATTTCTCGTCATGAAAAAGAGCACCGTGGCGGGTACGTTATCCCAAGGAATGTATAAAGCTTTACCAAGTGCATTGGGACATGCATTCAAGATCATCCCTCCCCTCTTAGTGTGATTGTTTTCCTATAATACTACCTTTATTTGCGAGGCTGAGCTTTAGTAACAATAGTAAAGTTGTTCTTTTATTATGTGTAAAGCTTGGGGTACGAGTTGTGtgaataatttctttttgtaaaataggaaaaatgttgCATTCAAAAATAACTATTTACAAAGTAAAAGTAATTTTTGTATGCAAGGACCAACTCTTCTCTTGACAATTATAAAGTGCTGCCAAAAATTAGTGATATTCCTTGTGCTTTGGTTGCGTCTTTtacatgttaaaaaatattagttttatTCCTTTAGGCGGGTAATGATGATTAGTGATTAAGtagtaataaatgtattttattttaaataatataaatatattgtatcttctttttaacattaaatcaattttattagttaattaaattatataaagtatgatatatttattattaatgaataaaattatttgaatgca encodes:
- the LOC127792352 gene encoding probable WRKY transcription factor 20 isoform X2, encoding MDDSLSQSQSQSQSQSSVNHEDEATPSELLPLGASRHSSDANSAAGSSCSARYKLFSPAKLPISRSPCITIPPGLSPSSFLESPVLLSNIKAEPSPTTGSFFKPQLMHFSSGTHGSGGFSLAPNFSNGNITDEKKTGCFEFRPCSGSDSISGLPAVAPKNSTGGNNENMEPFEHLKAQCQSQSFALLPSVKSEMASSSKELSLPAPVQMFASRAIISAGVHTDELNQRIPLGTGVQASQPHHKDIGPPVAAERSSDDGYNWRKYGQKLVKGSEFPRSYYKCTHPNCEVKKIFERAPDGQITEIVYKGTHDHPKPQPARRLTAGAIMSIQEKTDKVSSITIQDKSIINAPHDVDTSTPDLSPRGTNDDSVEGATPQLNTIEEGDEDDPFSKRRKLDGVSIDVTPVVKPIREPRVVVQTVSEVDILDDGYRWRKYGQKVVRGNPNPRSYYKCTNAGCPVRKHVERASHDPKSVITTYEGKHNHDVPTARNSSHDMAGPATMIGMSKVRSEESDSISLDLGVGISPAADNRSNEQQQVLDVESQVNSAPTNLRLVQLAPVSTYYGVVNGGSHGYRENHVENHGYQTPPLNHSSNPYPQNLERILLGP
- the LOC127792352 gene encoding probable WRKY transcription factor 20 isoform X1, whose translation is MDDSLSQSQSQSQSQSSVNHEDEATPSELLPLGASRHSSDANSAAGSSCSARYKLFSPAKLPISRSPCITIPPGLSPSSFLESPVLLSNIKAEPSPTTGSFFKPQLMHFSSGTHGSGGFSLAPNFSNGNITDEKKTGCFEFRPCSGSDSISGLPAVAPKNSTGGNNENMEPFEHLKAQCQSQSFALLPSVKSEMASSSKELSLPAPVQMFASRAIISAGVHTDELNQRIPLGTGVQASQPHHKDIGPPVAAERSSDDGYNWRKYGQKLVKGSEFPRSYYKCTHPNCEVKKIFERAPDGQITEIVYKGTHDHPKPQPARRLTAGAIMSIQEKTDKVSSITIQGDKSIINAPHDVDTSTPDLSPRGTNDDSVEGATPQLNTIEEGDEDDPFSKRRKLDGVSIDVTPVVKPIREPRVVVQTVSEVDILDDGYRWRKYGQKVVRGNPNPRSYYKCTNAGCPVRKHVERASHDPKSVITTYEGKHNHDVPTARNSSHDMAGPATMIGMSKVRSEESDSISLDLGVGISPAADNRSNEQQQVLDVESQVNSAPTNLRLVQLAPVSTYYGVVNGGSHGYRENHVENHGYQTPPLNHSSNPYPQNLERILLGP
- the LOC127792352 gene encoding probable WRKY transcription factor 20 isoform X3 — encoded protein: MHFSSGTHGSGGFSLAPNFSNGNITDEKKTGCFEFRPCSGSDSISGLPAVAPKNSTGGNNENMEPFEHLKAQCQSQSFALLPSVKSEMASSSKELSLPAPVQMFASRAIISAGVHTDELNQRIPLGTGVQASQPHHKDIGPPVAAERSSDDGYNWRKYGQKLVKGSEFPRSYYKCTHPNCEVKKIFERAPDGQITEIVYKGTHDHPKPQPARRLTAGAIMSIQEKTDKVSSITIQGDKSIINAPHDVDTSTPDLSPRGTNDDSVEGATPQLNTIEEGDEDDPFSKRRKLDGVSIDVTPVVKPIREPRVVVQTVSEVDILDDGYRWRKYGQKVVRGNPNPRSYYKCTNAGCPVRKHVERASHDPKSVITTYEGKHNHDVPTARNSSHDMAGPATMIGMSKVRSEESDSISLDLGVGISPAADNRSNEQQQVLDVESQVNSAPTNLRLVQLAPVSTYYGVVNGGSHGYRENHVENHGYQTPPLNHSSNPYPQNLERILLGP